From a single Chloroflexota bacterium genomic region:
- a CDS encoding HAMP domain-containing protein — MRRLWVWLTASFIVVTLVGIVLVAVLTSYQASEAFRRYVFQSEVSGGGGLVAKLAEYYASTGSWEGVDRIAEDLFTTPGAGKGYGFMHRGVPRFVIADAQGDIVFDSAHRRVGQQLSTTERQFAVPIEVDGQVVGYLDMATPGPAMRLSPPAMRFLDNLRRALWQAGLAAGILGLILGLMLSRVLSAPLARLTAAARAIASGDLSQRVPESGPEEVAELGRAFNQMAEALARAEELRRNLVADIAHELRTPLTVIQGNLRAILDGVFPLEAQEIATIYDETRLLSRLVNDLRELAQAEAGQLNLERRPVDAAELIQAAVSSFGPVASDRGIHLEAELPPDLPQAHADPDRISQVLRNLVANALRHTPKGGRVTIAAEVGPTGFITIRVRDTGSGIAPEDLPYVFERFWRADRSRARDSGGAGLGLAIARHLVEAHGGEIGVESQEGQGTTFWFTLPTVQGA, encoded by the coding sequence ATGAGACGACTCTGGGTCTGGTTGACGGCCTCCTTCATCGTCGTCACGCTGGTGGGAATCGTGCTGGTGGCGGTGCTGACCAGCTACCAGGCGAGCGAGGCCTTCCGACGATACGTCTTCCAGTCCGAGGTCAGCGGCGGCGGCGGGCTCGTCGCGAAGCTGGCGGAATACTACGCGAGCACGGGAAGCTGGGAGGGCGTCGACCGGATCGCGGAGGACCTGTTCACCACGCCGGGGGCCGGCAAGGGATACGGGTTCATGCACCGGGGGGTTCCCCGATTCGTCATAGCGGATGCGCAGGGGGATATCGTGTTCGACAGCGCCCACCGCCGGGTGGGCCAGCAGCTCAGCACGACGGAGCGCCAGTTCGCCGTTCCCATCGAGGTGGACGGCCAGGTCGTCGGCTATCTGGATATGGCCACGCCGGGCCCGGCGATGCGACTGTCCCCGCCCGCGATGCGATTTCTCGACAACCTGCGCCGAGCCCTCTGGCAGGCCGGGCTGGCCGCGGGCATCCTGGGCCTCATCCTGGGGTTGATGCTGAGCCGGGTGCTCTCGGCGCCGCTGGCGCGGCTGACCGCGGCCGCGCGGGCGATCGCCTCCGGGGACCTCTCGCAACGGGTGCCGGAAAGCGGCCCCGAGGAGGTGGCCGAACTGGGGAGGGCGTTCAATCAGATGGCGGAGGCGCTGGCCCGGGCCGAGGAGCTACGCCGCAACCTGGTCGCCGACATCGCCCATGAGTTGCGCACGCCGCTCACCGTAATTCAGGGCAACCTGAGGGCCATTCTGGACGGCGTCTTCCCGCTGGAGGCCCAAGAGATCGCCACGATCTACGATGAGACGCGCCTCCTCTCCCGGCTGGTCAACGACCTGCGGGAGCTGGCGCAGGCGGAGGCCGGACAACTGAACCTGGAGCGACGTCCGGTGGATGCCGCCGAGCTGATCCAGGCGGCCGTGTCCAGCTTCGGCCCGGTCGCCTCCGATCGCGGCATCCACCTCGAGGCCGAGCTTCCTCCCGATCTCCCCCAGGCACACGCTGACCCGGATCGCATCAGCCAGGTCCTCCGCAATCTGGTCGCCAACGCGCTCCGGCACACGCCGAAGGGAGGACGGGTGACCATCGCCGCCGAGGTAGGGCCGACCGGTTTCATCACGATACGCGTACGAGACACGGGCAGCGGCATCGCTCCAGAGGATCTACCCTACGTCTTCGAGCGGTTCTGGCGGGCGGACCGCTCCCGGGCCAGGGATTCGGGAGGAGCCGGGCTGGGGTTGGCCATCGCCCGACACCTTGTGGAGGCACATGGCGGGGAAATCGGAGTGGAGAGCCAGGAGGGGCAGGGGACCACATTCT